A section of the Saccharopolyspora gregorii genome encodes:
- a CDS encoding DUF349 domain-containing protein — MTHQDTTPDSTAGATPDAAAAAAGTGSTSTAPSVPTASTHPERWGRVDEAGTVWVRTADGEREVGSWQAGEPAEGLAHFARKFDDLRTEAELLENRLNSRSGDAKQSLTSAKHLRDGLPDAAVVGDLAALGALAEHLVQHAEQAVEEAKAHKEQARTDAVARKEALAAEAEEIAAEATHWKSAGDRLRAILEEWKSVRGVDRKTDEQLWRRFSKARDAFNRRRGSHFADLDRQRAAAKARKQELVEAAEALTESTDWGATAARYKELMAEWKESGRAPKDSDDALWQRFRTAQDAFFARRSAAFSERDAEFAENARHKEALLVEAEAIDPGADLNAAQAQLQRIQQRWDEIGKVPRERMRELEGRLRTVADRVRSASDAQWRRTDPEAQARVDQFRERVEQFEAQAEKARAAGDAKRAKKADEQAGQWRVWLAAAEQALADR, encoded by the coding sequence ATGACGCACCAGGACACGACCCCCGACAGCACTGCGGGCGCCACGCCCGACGCGGCCGCGGCCGCCGCTGGGACCGGGTCCACCTCGACGGCCCCCTCCGTCCCGACGGCGTCGACGCACCCGGAGCGGTGGGGTCGCGTCGACGAGGCGGGCACCGTGTGGGTGCGGACCGCCGACGGGGAGCGCGAGGTCGGTTCCTGGCAGGCCGGCGAGCCCGCCGAGGGCTTGGCGCACTTCGCGCGGAAGTTCGACGACCTGCGCACCGAGGCGGAACTGCTGGAGAACCGGCTCAACAGCCGGTCCGGGGACGCGAAGCAGTCGCTGACCAGCGCCAAGCACCTGCGCGACGGCTTGCCGGACGCCGCCGTCGTCGGCGACTTGGCCGCGCTGGGCGCGCTGGCGGAGCACCTCGTGCAGCACGCCGAGCAGGCGGTCGAGGAGGCGAAGGCGCACAAGGAGCAGGCCCGCACGGACGCGGTGGCCCGCAAGGAGGCGCTCGCCGCCGAGGCCGAGGAGATCGCCGCGGAGGCCACGCACTGGAAGTCCGCCGGTGACCGGCTGCGCGCGATCCTCGAGGAGTGGAAGTCGGTGCGCGGCGTGGACCGCAAGACCGACGAGCAGCTGTGGCGCCGGTTCTCCAAGGCCCGCGACGCGTTCAACCGCAGGCGCGGTTCGCACTTCGCCGACCTGGACCGGCAGCGGGCCGCGGCGAAGGCCCGCAAGCAGGAGCTCGTGGAGGCCGCCGAAGCGCTCACCGAATCCACCGACTGGGGAGCGACGGCGGCGCGCTACAAGGAGCTCATGGCCGAGTGGAAGGAGAGCGGCCGGGCACCGAAGGACAGCGACGACGCGCTGTGGCAGCGGTTCCGGACCGCGCAGGACGCGTTCTTCGCCCGCCGGTCGGCGGCGTTCTCCGAGCGCGACGCCGAGTTCGCCGAGAACGCGCGGCACAAGGAAGCGCTGCTGGTCGAGGCGGAAGCGATCGACCCGGGTGCCGACCTGAACGCGGCGCAGGCGCAGCTGCAGCGCATCCAGCAGCGCTGGGACGAGATCGGGAAGGTCCCGCGCGAGCGGATGCGGGAGCTGGAGGGGCGGCTGCGCACGGTCGCGGACCGGGTGCGGTCGGCTTCGGACGCGCAGTGGCGGCGCACCGACCCGGAGGCGCAGGCGCGCGTCGACCAGTTCCGGGAGCGCGTCGAGCAGTTCGAGGCGCAGGCGGAGAAGGCGCGCGCCGCGGGCGACGCGAAGCGGGCGAAGAAGGCCGACGAGCAGGCCGGCCAGTGGCGGGTGTGGCTCGCCGCTGCCGAGCAGGCGCTGGCCGATCGGTGA
- a CDS encoding Rv2732c family membrane protein, with product MSDDERPRPEPDDTPGPDEAGRDQDPREGTDVQRAEPTDPVNAPEQQADRRQLSQAERDLLRRIDPGSTAVTIAGVILVLIASSLLPWIGDATGLQILLGHADPVLQVGLLPRLFSINATIVGVLIGALALVTRRWAVAWVAGMAAIIVSFEGMIAIWSRQTAPTGGPSWGLVLAALCMVVLAIQWLRVVLTRP from the coding sequence TTGAGCGACGACGAGCGCCCGCGCCCCGAACCGGACGACACCCCCGGCCCCGACGAGGCCGGACGGGACCAGGACCCGCGAGAAGGGACCGACGTGCAGCGCGCCGAACCGACCGACCCGGTGAACGCCCCCGAGCAGCAGGCCGACCGGCGGCAGCTGTCCCAGGCCGAACGCGACCTGCTGCGCCGCATCGACCCCGGCAGCACCGCCGTCACCATCGCCGGCGTCATCCTCGTGCTGATCGCCAGCTCGCTGCTGCCGTGGATCGGCGACGCCACCGGGCTGCAGATCCTGCTCGGCCACGCCGACCCCGTGCTGCAGGTCGGGCTGCTGCCCCGGCTGTTCTCGATCAACGCCACCATCGTCGGCGTGCTCATCGGCGCGCTCGCGCTCGTCACCCGCCGCTGGGCGGTCGCCTGGGTCGCGGGCATGGCCGCGATCATCGTGTCCTTCGAAGGCATGATCGCCATCTGGTCGCGGCAGACCGCGCCCACCGGTGGCCCGTCCTGGGGCCTGGTGCTCGCGGCGCTGTGCATGGTGGTGCTGGCGATCCAGTGGCTCCGGGTCGTCCTCACCCGGCCGTGA
- the miaB gene encoding tRNA (N6-isopentenyl adenosine(37)-C2)-methylthiotransferase MiaB, with the protein MSTTSTSRTYEIRTYGCQMNVHDSERLSGMLEDAGYVRAAKDHDPDVVVFNTCAVRENADNRLYGNLGHLRPAKQERPGMQIAVGGCLAQKDRSEIVRRAPWVDVVFGTHNLGSLPTLLERARHNEEAEVEILEALDTFPSTLPARRESAYSGWVSVSVGCNNTCTFCIVPALRGKEKDRRPGDVLAEVQALADEGVLEVTLLGQNVNAYGAEFGDRYAFGKLLRSCGEIDGLERVRFTSPHPRDFTDDVIDAMAETPNVCHQLHMPLQSGSDRVLKAMRRSYRSERYLGILSKVREAMPDAAITTDIIVGFPGETEEDFEATLDVVRRARFTSAFTFQYSKRPGTPAADLPGQLPKEVVQQRYERLVALQNEMSWELGKELVGREVELLVAEGEGRKDTATRRLSGRARDGRLVHFHPGGAIDREIRPGDIVHTAITQASPHHLVADGEITAHRRTRAGDHWEEGRKPKTSGVSLGLPSFGAPAAQPAAERGCGC; encoded by the coding sequence GTGAGCACGACGAGCACTTCCCGGACCTACGAGATCCGCACCTACGGGTGTCAGATGAACGTGCACGACTCCGAGCGGCTGTCCGGGATGCTGGAAGACGCCGGTTACGTGCGCGCCGCGAAGGACCACGACCCCGACGTGGTCGTGTTCAACACCTGCGCGGTCCGGGAGAACGCCGACAACCGGCTCTACGGCAACCTCGGTCACCTGCGGCCCGCCAAGCAGGAACGCCCCGGGATGCAGATCGCCGTCGGCGGCTGCCTCGCGCAGAAGGACCGCAGCGAGATCGTCCGCCGCGCCCCGTGGGTCGACGTCGTGTTCGGCACCCACAACCTCGGTTCGCTGCCGACGCTGCTGGAACGGGCCCGGCACAACGAGGAGGCCGAGGTCGAGATCCTCGAAGCCCTCGACACCTTCCCGTCCACGCTGCCCGCGCGCCGCGAATCCGCCTACTCCGGCTGGGTGTCCGTCTCCGTCGGGTGCAACAACACTTGCACGTTCTGCATCGTGCCCGCGCTGCGCGGCAAGGAGAAGGACCGCAGGCCCGGCGACGTGCTCGCCGAAGTGCAGGCGCTCGCCGACGAAGGCGTGCTCGAAGTGACCCTGCTCGGGCAGAACGTCAACGCCTACGGCGCCGAGTTCGGCGACCGCTACGCGTTCGGCAAGCTGCTGCGCTCCTGCGGCGAGATCGACGGGCTCGAACGCGTCCGGTTCACCTCGCCGCACCCGCGCGACTTCACCGACGACGTCATCGACGCGATGGCCGAGACCCCGAACGTCTGCCACCAGCTGCACATGCCGCTGCAATCCGGGTCCGACCGGGTGCTCAAGGCGATGCGCCGCTCCTACCGCTCCGAGCGCTACCTCGGCATCCTGAGCAAGGTCCGCGAAGCGATGCCCGACGCCGCTATCACCACCGACATCATCGTCGGCTTCCCCGGCGAGACCGAGGAGGACTTCGAAGCGACCCTCGACGTCGTCCGCCGCGCCCGCTTCACCTCCGCGTTCACCTTCCAGTACTCCAAGCGGCCCGGCACACCCGCCGCCGACCTCCCCGGGCAGCTGCCCAAGGAGGTCGTCCAGCAGCGCTACGAACGGCTCGTCGCGCTGCAGAACGAGATGTCCTGGGAGCTCGGCAAGGAACTCGTCGGCCGCGAGGTCGAACTCCTCGTCGCCGAAGGCGAAGGCCGCAAGGACACCGCGACCCGCAGGCTCTCCGGCCGCGCCCGCGACGGGCGGCTCGTGCACTTCCACCCCGGCGGCGCCATCGACCGCGAGATCCGGCCCGGCGACATCGTGCACACCGCCATCACCCAGGCCTCCCCGCACCACCTCGTCGCCGACGGCGAGATCACCGCGCACCGGCGCACCCGGGCGGGCGACCACTGGGAAGAGGGCCGCAAGCCCAAGACCTCCGGGGTCAGCCTCGGACTGCCCTCCTTCGGAGCCCCCGCGGCGCAGCCCGCCGCCGAACGAGGATGCGGCTGTTGA
- a CDS encoding amino acid ABC transporter ATP-binding protein, which translates to MIRMSSVDKHFGSLHVLQDVDLTVPPGQVVVVLGPSGSGKSTLCRAINRLEPIDSGTIEIDGKPLPAEGRALAELRADVGMVFQQFNLFAHKTILENVLLGPIKVRKTDKATAEREALALLERVGIANQAEKYPAQLSGGQQQRAAIARALAMKPKVMLFDEPTSALDPEMVNEVLDVMAGLAAEGMTMLVVTHEMGFARRAAHRVLFMADGRIVEDSTPNRFFDEPESARAQDFLSKILTH; encoded by the coding sequence ATGATCCGCATGTCCTCGGTGGACAAGCACTTCGGTTCCCTGCACGTGCTGCAGGACGTGGACCTCACCGTTCCGCCCGGCCAGGTCGTGGTGGTGCTCGGGCCGTCCGGCTCGGGCAAGTCCACGCTGTGCCGCGCGATCAACCGCCTGGAACCCATCGACTCGGGCACGATCGAGATCGACGGCAAGCCGCTGCCCGCCGAAGGACGCGCGCTCGCCGAGCTCCGCGCCGACGTGGGCATGGTGTTCCAGCAGTTCAACCTGTTCGCGCACAAGACGATCCTCGAGAACGTGCTGCTCGGGCCGATCAAGGTGCGCAAGACCGACAAGGCCACCGCCGAACGCGAAGCGCTGGCCCTGCTGGAGCGGGTGGGCATCGCCAACCAGGCGGAGAAGTACCCCGCGCAGCTCTCCGGCGGGCAGCAGCAGCGGGCGGCGATCGCCCGCGCCCTGGCGATGAAGCCCAAGGTCATGCTGTTCGACGAGCCCACCTCGGCGCTCGACCCCGAGATGGTCAACGAGGTGCTCGACGTGATGGCCGGGCTCGCCGCCGAAGGCATGACGATGCTGGTCGTCACGCACGAGATGGGCTTCGCCCGCCGCGCCGCGCACCGGGTGCTGTTCATGGCCGACGGACGCATCGTCGAGGACTCGACGCCGAACCGGTTCTTCGACGAGCCGGAGAGCGCCCGCGCCCAGGACTTCCTCAGCAAGATCCTCACCCACTGA
- a CDS encoding glutamate ABC transporter substrate-binding protein, with translation MKARSVRWGVLAASMALALTACGGNSENRLETGTDVPVDPNAQFEPGTTMAKLKQSGTIRIGTKFDQPLFGLKGLDGNPQGFDVEIGKIVAAGLGLPADRIEWVEAPSKTREELIEQGRVDMVVATYTINDKRKQRISFAGPYYEAGQDLMVSADDDTITGPESLRPTGAKVCSVTGSTPAEQIKQYVDPENLTLFDVYSKCADALRTGQVQAVTTDNVILMGLVQKGNGRFKLVDRQFTKEPYGVGVKKGDTAFCRFIDDTLTRAEADGQYAKSWGATAGKVSPETPPLPQLDPCS, from the coding sequence ATGAAAGCGCGCAGCGTGCGCTGGGGCGTGCTGGCGGCGTCGATGGCGCTGGCGCTGACCGCCTGCGGGGGCAACAGCGAGAACCGCCTCGAAACCGGCACCGACGTGCCCGTCGACCCGAACGCGCAGTTCGAGCCCGGCACCACGATGGCGAAGCTGAAGCAGTCCGGCACGATCCGCATCGGCACCAAGTTCGACCAGCCGCTGTTCGGACTGAAGGGCCTCGACGGCAACCCGCAGGGTTTCGACGTCGAGATCGGCAAGATCGTCGCCGCCGGGCTCGGCCTCCCCGCCGACCGGATCGAATGGGTGGAGGCGCCGAGCAAGACCCGCGAGGAGCTCATCGAGCAGGGCCGGGTCGACATGGTCGTGGCCACCTACACGATCAACGACAAGCGCAAGCAGCGGATCAGCTTCGCCGGCCCGTACTACGAAGCCGGCCAGGACCTCATGGTCTCCGCCGACGACGACACGATCACCGGCCCGGAGTCGCTGCGGCCCACCGGCGCCAAGGTCTGCTCGGTCACCGGCTCCACGCCCGCCGAGCAGATCAAGCAATACGTCGACCCGGAGAACCTGACGTTGTTCGACGTCTACTCCAAGTGCGCCGACGCGCTGCGCACCGGCCAGGTGCAGGCCGTCACCACGGACAACGTGATCCTGATGGGCCTGGTCCAGAAGGGCAACGGCCGGTTCAAGCTCGTCGACCGGCAGTTCACGAAGGAGCCCTACGGCGTCGGCGTCAAGAAGGGCGACACGGCGTTCTGCCGGTTCATCGACGACACCCTGACCCGAGCCGAGGCCGACGGCCAGTACGCGAAGTCCTGGGGAGCCACCGCGGGCAAGGTCTCGCCGGAGACCCCACCGCTGCCGCAGCTGGACCCCTGCAGTTGA
- a CDS encoding amino acid ABC transporter permease yields the protein MHVITDNLPLYLSGLLRTLQICLYAGLIALVLGTVIAAFRVAPLPPLRATGTSWVTVFRNCPLTVVLFFMAFGLPELGLNGSYFWFGTIGLALYTSAFVCEAIRSGINAVPPGQAEAARAIGLGFGQVLSLVVLPQAIRTVVPPLGNVFIAMIKNSAIVGAFGVGGDLFAVGDTLTSARGEAVLPVLIGVVLGYLVITIPAGLLLGALERKVAIAR from the coding sequence GTGCACGTCATCACCGACAACCTGCCCCTCTACCTGAGCGGGCTCCTGCGAACGCTGCAGATATGCCTGTACGCCGGGCTGATCGCGCTGGTCCTGGGGACCGTGATCGCGGCCTTCCGGGTCGCACCGCTGCCCCCGCTGCGCGCCACCGGGACCTCCTGGGTCACCGTGTTCCGCAACTGCCCGCTGACCGTGGTGCTGTTCTTCATGGCCTTCGGGCTGCCCGAACTGGGCCTCAACGGCTCCTACTTCTGGTTCGGCACCATCGGGCTCGCCCTCTACACCTCCGCCTTCGTGTGCGAGGCGATCCGCAGCGGCATCAACGCCGTGCCGCCCGGCCAGGCCGAAGCGGCCCGCGCCATCGGTCTCGGCTTCGGCCAGGTCCTGAGCCTGGTCGTGCTCCCGCAGGCGATCCGCACCGTGGTGCCGCCGCTGGGCAACGTCTTCATCGCGATGATCAAGAACTCGGCGATCGTCGGCGCGTTCGGCGTCGGCGGGGACCTGTTCGCCGTCGGCGACACGCTGACCTCGGCGCGCGGCGAGGCCGTGCTGCCGGTGCTCATCGGCGTGGTGCTCGGCTACCTGGTGATCACGATCCCGGCCGGGCTGCTGCTCGGCGCCCTGGAGCGGAAGGTGGCGATCGCCCGATGA
- a CDS encoding amino acid ABC transporter permease → MTNSVLYEAPGPAAKRRSLLLSVAVGVVLAAVLAWVLYTLGANDQLTVDKWGPLIDPTDGTFAPLWTLMGVGLGNTLLTAVLAMAFSLLVGTLLAVSRIVAARWYRWAVVGVVELLRGVPVVIAVFFASRVLPSFGLDMSVMWYLVIGLTAYNSVIIAEIVRAGIQSLPRGQGEAAYAIGMRRSQVLRTVLLPQAFRAMLPALISQLVVIVKDTSLGFIISYVDVVRQGQIVIQNLNNPIQTYFVIGVLFVVLNYALSRAAVYTERRLSQGRKGGGTAARAAQAQAAE, encoded by the coding sequence ATGACGAACTCCGTGCTCTACGAAGCCCCCGGGCCCGCCGCCAAGCGGCGTTCCCTCCTGCTCAGCGTCGCCGTCGGCGTCGTGCTGGCCGCGGTGCTGGCCTGGGTGCTCTACACCCTCGGCGCCAACGACCAGCTGACCGTCGACAAGTGGGGTCCGCTGATCGACCCGACCGACGGCACCTTCGCCCCGCTGTGGACGTTGATGGGCGTCGGGCTGGGCAACACGCTGCTGACCGCCGTGCTGGCGATGGCGTTTTCGCTGCTGGTCGGCACGCTGCTGGCGGTGTCCCGCATCGTCGCGGCCCGCTGGTACCGGTGGGCCGTCGTCGGCGTCGTCGAGCTGCTGCGCGGCGTGCCGGTGGTCATCGCGGTGTTCTTCGCCAGCCGGGTGCTGCCCTCGTTCGGGCTGGACATGTCGGTGATGTGGTACCTGGTCATCGGCCTCACCGCGTACAACTCGGTGATCATCGCCGAGATCGTGCGGGCCGGGATCCAGTCGTTGCCGCGCGGCCAGGGCGAAGCCGCCTACGCGATCGGGATGCGGCGCTCGCAGGTGCTGCGCACCGTGCTGCTGCCGCAGGCGTTCCGGGCGATGCTGCCCGCGCTGATCAGCCAGCTCGTGGTGATCGTGAAGGACACCTCGCTGGGCTTCATCATCTCGTACGTCGACGTGGTGCGGCAGGGGCAGATCGTCATCCAGAACCTGAACAACCCGATCCAGACGTACTTCGTCATCGGCGTGCTGTTCGTGGTGCTCAACTACGCGCTGAGCCGGGCGGCGGTCTACACCGAGCGCAGGCTCAGCCAGGGCCGCAAGGGTGGCGGCACCGCCGCCCGCGCCGCCCAGGCCCAGGCCGCGGAGTGA
- a CDS encoding transporter substrate-binding domain-containing protein yields the protein MRTGVVAVVLAGGMALAGCSAGTGEPEQPPPSAPAPVAPPAASPRPGAAPPPPVELGGSATLEEVRQRGSLLVGLRAEEPRFATRDGSRYRGFDVEVAELVAQGLGLDPRTQISYRMLPPTLRDGSLARGEVDLLVGGAEPGESGVDAVGPYAVTADGTEHYLGIKSGDEALHDRITAALDAAVRDGTWQRAYDETLAAEGVQARPAPR from the coding sequence ATGCGCACGGGAGTGGTGGCAGTGGTGCTCGCTGGCGGAATGGCCCTGGCCGGATGTTCGGCGGGCACCGGTGAACCGGAGCAGCCGCCGCCGAGCGCTCCCGCCCCGGTGGCCCCGCCGGCCGCGTCCCCGCGGCCCGGCGCCGCACCCCCGCCGCCGGTCGAGCTGGGCGGCTCGGCGACGCTGGAGGAGGTGCGCCAGCGCGGCTCGCTGCTGGTGGGGTTGCGCGCCGAGGAACCCCGGTTCGCCACCCGCGACGGCAGCCGCTACCGCGGTTTCGACGTGGAGGTGGCCGAGCTCGTGGCGCAGGGGCTGGGCCTGGACCCGCGGACCCAGATCTCCTACCGGATGCTGCCGCCGACGCTGCGCGACGGTTCGCTGGCGCGCGGCGAGGTGGACCTGCTGGTCGGCGGTGCCGAACCGGGCGAGTCGGGTGTCGACGCGGTCGGCCCGTACGCGGTGACCGCGGACGGGACCGAGCACTACCTGGGCATCAAGTCCGGCGATGAAGCGCTGCACGACCGGATCACCGCCGCGCTCGACGCCGCGGTGCGCGACGGCACCTGGCAGCGCGCCTACGACGAGACCCTCGCGGCGGAGGGCGTGCAGGCCCGCCCCGCCCCGCGCTGA